The genomic DNA TCTATTCCAAAAAAAGCACTCGGTCTTCGGGCCGGGTGTTTTTTGTGGTGTAAACCCGCAATTTATTGGTGTTTTGGATATTGAAACTTGCTCAAATGTTTAGTATATTTGGGACATGACTAAGTCCATCGAAATCCGCGACGCGCACGAGCACAATTTACGCCATGTAAACCTTTCCATTCCCCGCGATTCCATCGTGGTGGTAACCGGCGTGTCGGGTTCGGGCAAGTCGAGCCTCGCCTTCGATACGGTGTTCCAGGAAGGTCAGAGGCGATTCGTGGAGTCGCTCTCGGCGTACGCGCGCCAGTTCATCGGCCGCATGAAACACCCCGAGGTGGAGAGCGTGCGCGGCATTTCGCCGACAATCTCGATTGACCAGAAGACGGTGAACCGTAACCCGCGTTCGACGGTGGGTACGGTGGTTGAAATTTTGGACCATTACCGTTTGCTTTTTGCCCGCCTCGGCGTGCCGCATTGCCCCGATTGCGGGCGAGTGATCCAGGCGCAGACGGTGGACCAGATTGTCGATAATTTGTATGTGAGTGACGAGGGCAAGCAGATTACGGTGATGGCCCCGATTGTGCAGGAGCGCAAGGGCGAATACCGCAAGGAACTGGCCGAACTCAAGGAAAACGGATTTGTGCGTGCCCGTGTGGACGGGACGATTTATCGCCTGGAAGATGTTCCTGCGCTTGTGCGTTACGAAAAACACACGATTGAAGCGGTGATTGACCGCTTGACGCTTGAACGCAAGAATATGAGCCGCCTGCGCGAGGCATTGGAAGGCGCACTGAAATTGACCGACGGGAAGTTGGTGAGTTTCTTGCTGTCGGCGGGCGGTTCTGGCAAGGATGGCGCCGGAGAGGCTGGTGCTGGAACTGTGCCGGGAAAGGACGGCGTCGAGGAGTACCGCCTGCAGGGTACACTGCTCGCTTGCCCCAAGTGCGGCATCTCCATCCCGGAACTGGAACCGCGGTTCTTCAGCTTTAATGACCCGAAGGGCCGTTGCCCCGCCTGTAAGGGTATGGGCGAAAGTTACAAGTTTGATTTGGACTTGATTATCCCGGACAAGACGAAGTCCATCAAGGAAGGCTGCATTGCGACCATCAAGAAGGACGACGGTACGCTGATTTTTAGCGACTTTGGCCGCCGCAACTTGAGGAACATTGCGAACGAGATGCATTTTTCGTTGGATACGCCGTGGAACAAGCTCAAGAAGGCGCAGCAGGATGCCGTCTTGTACGGCACGCCCAGCGAATCGGAACGCGGGATTATCCCCATTATGCAGGAACTGTGGGATATGTGGCATATTTTCCACTTCCGCAAGTACATGCAGATAGGCGTTTGCCCCGAATGCCACGGTACGCGAATCAACCGCACGGCGAATGCGGTCACGTTCCATGGTGTGAATCTGACCGAGATGACGGAATGGTCCGTCGAGAAGTCGGTGAAATTTTTCAATAAGATTGACTTGTCCGAAAAGGAAAAGCGAATCGGCAAGGAGATTCTGAAAGAAATCCGCGGGCGTTTGAGTTTCCTCAATGCGGTGGGGCTGGGTTACTTGACTATTAACCGTAAGGCTTCTACTTTGAGTGGCGGCGAGGCCCAACGCATTCGTTTGGCGAGCGCTGTGGGCGCCGGCCTGCAGGGCGTGCTTTACGTGCTTGATGAGCCGAGCATCGGGCTCCACCCCCGCGATAACGATAAACTGCTCGGGATGTTGGAACATTTGCGTGCGCAGGGCAATTCCCTGATTATTGTGGAACACGACGAAGACACCATGCGTCATGCGGACTGCGTGATTGACGTGGGGCCGGGTGCCGGCGTGGAAGGCGGTCGCGTGATTGCGGCAGGGACTGTCGAGGAGCTCGAAAAGAATAAGGCGTCGCTGACGGGTGCGTACTTGAGTGGCCGCAAGGCCATCGAGATTCCCGAAAAGCGCAAGAAGATTGACAAGAATACGCCGAAACTCAAGATTTGCGGTGCCGCTGAAAATAACCTCAAGAATATCGATGTGGAAATCCCGCTGGACGGCGCGCTAACGGTGGTGACGGGCGTGTCGGGCTCCGGCAAGAGTACGCTGATTAACCAGATTCTGCGCCGCGAATTGGCCCGCGTGTTCTACAATTCCGAAGAGCCGGTCGGCAAGTTTGACCATCTGGAAGGCCTCGAGAATATCGACAAGGTAATTGAAATCGACCAGACGCCCATTGGCCGCACGCCGCGAAGCAACCCGGCAACGTACACGAAAATTTGGGACGATATCCGCGACCTTTTCGCCAGCATGGAAGAAAGCAAGATTCGCGGTTACAGCAAGAGCCGATTCAGTTTTAACGTGAAGGGCGGACGCTGCGATGCCTGCGAAGGCGCGGGCGTGAAAATCGTGGATATGCACATTTTGCCCAGCGTGCAGGTGACTTGCGAAGTCTGCGGTGGCAAGCGCTTTAACGATGCCACGCGCGAAGTGTATTTCAAGGGCAAGAACGTCTCCGAAATTCTCGATATGAGCATTGCCGATGCGGCGGAATTCTTCAAGGATATTCCGAAGATTGCAGAACCGCTGAATTTGCTTGTGGAAGTGGGCCTCGGCTACCTTACTTTGGGCCAGCCTTCGACAACGCTCAGCGGCGGTGAAGCGCAGCGCATTAAAATTGCTTCTGAACTGCGTCGCCCGGGTACAGGCAAGACGCTTTACCTGCTCGACGAACCGACGACGGGCTTGCATTTCGAAGATATCCGCAAGCTCATGGATTGCCTGAATCGCCTGCGTAGCCTCGGCAACAGCGTCGTGATTATCGAGCATAATCTGGACGTGATCAAGTGCGCCGACTGGATTATCGACTTGGGCCCGGATGCGGGTATTCACGGCGGTCGCGTGATTGCGACAGGTACGCCGGAACAGATTGCGAAATGCAAGAAGTCCGAGACGGGTAAGTACCTCGCGCCGGTGCTTGCGAAAAAGCACGGCGAAAATCGGCATTTTGACCGTACGCTTAAGGGCGGCGAAGACTTGTCGCTCGATATCGAGGTGCATGGCGCCCGCAAGCATAACCTGAAGAATATTGACGTGACGATTCCGCGTCACAAGCTTACGGTGGTCACAGGCGTTTCGGGCTCCGGCAAGTCGAGCCTCGCGTTCCATACGCTCTTTAGCGAAGGCCAGCGCCGCTTTGTCGAGACGTTGAGCACGTATGCCCGCCGCTTCTTGGGCCGCCCTGACCACGGGAGCATCGATTCCATTTCGGGCTTGGCGCCTGCGATTGCGATTGACCAGAAGAGTGCAAGCAAGAGCCCGCGCAGTACGGTGGCGACCCTCACCGAAATTTATGACTACTTCCGCATTTTCTGGGCGAGGGTCGGCACCCCGCATTGCTTGAAATGCGGGAAGCCTGTGTCTTCGTACAGCGCGGGCGACCTGATGCAATACGCCTTCGACCGCGACTTGAACAAGAAAGTCACGGTTCTTGCCCCGTTCGAAATCAAGGACGTGCTGAAGCTTTCCAAGATTCTCACGGAAAAAGGCTACCGCAAGGTTTACCTCGGCAATAAGCTGGTGGAACTTCCGCTGCCGAAAATCCCGACCCGCGAAAAGCAGTTGTTCGCTGTGGTCGATACGGTCGTGGTCAAGGAAGAAAACCGCGCCCGCCTGGTAGAAGCCTTTGAACGCGGCTACCGCGACGGTAACGGAATCCTTTATGTGGAAGACGAAAAGGGTGGTCGCTTGGCCTGCTCCGAAAAGCCGGGTTGCCCCGATTGCGGTTGGTACATGGATTCGGCGCTGAATCCGAAGCACTTCAGTTTCAATACGCACTGGGGCGCTTGCGAAACCTGCCTTGGCCTCGGTCATTTTAAGGACGGCGAAGTCTGCCCCGATTGCCACGGCGAACGCTTGAAACCGGAATATTTGGCGGTCCGCATCGGCGACAAGAACATCATGGACGTGAACCACATGAGCATCGCCCAGGCGCTCGAATGGTTCAGCAACGAAAACTTCAAGCGCGACAATTTCGGGAAAGACAAGAATGCCGACGGCAAGATGACGGTCGCCGAACCTTTGCTCCGCGAAATTGTCGGGCGTCTCAACTTCTTGAAGGGAGTGGGCCTCGGCTACATCGGTCTTGACCGCGCGGGCGACACGCTCAGTGGCGGTGAATCCCAGAGAATTCGTCTCGCAAGCCAGATCGGTAGCGGCCTCGAAGGCGTGCTCTATGTGCTTGACGAACCCACGGTAGGCCTGCACGAAAGCGATACCGCCATGCTGCTCGATACGCTTTACCGCCTGCGCGATTTGGGTAACACGCTCGTGGTGGTGGAACACGACATGAAGATGATGCAGGCTGCCGACCACATTATCGATATGGGCCCGGCGGCGGGCGAGTTTGGTGGCGAGGTCGTTGCCGAGGGTTCTCCCGCACAGCTTTCCAAGCCTTACGCCTTACAGCAGTTCCCGCGTAGCGAGACTGTCAAGTACCTCACGCATACCATCCCGATGGCGAACGAAATTGCGGCAAAGCCCATTACCGATTCTACGGAATTCTACGAGTTCGAAAAACTCAAGCACAACAATTTGAAGAATTTGTCTGTAAAGTTCCCGAAGGGCGCGATTAGCGTTGTCTGCGGTGTTTCGGGTTCGGGCAAGAGCTCCATGGTCATGGACGAAATCTACCCGCGCCTCAAGAAGAATTTTCAGGCACGCGGTCGCAAGAAGCAGAGCGGCGAAGTGTTGCTGGTGGACCAGAGCCCGATTTCAGGGACGCCTCGCAGCACGCCCGCCAGTTTCACGGGCGTGTTTGACGAAATCCGTAGGCTTTTCGCCAAACTGCCGCAAGCTAAGTTGAAGGGCTTCGATTATGGCCGCTTCAGCTACAACTTGGCTCGCGGCCGCTGCGAGGCCTGCGAGGGCCGCGGCGCCATCTCGGTGGAAATGCACTTCCTTTCGGACGTGTGGGAAGTCTGCGATGTCTGCGGCGGCAAGCGCTACAATCAGGAGACTCTCACCGTCACCTTCAAGGGTAAAAATATCGCCGACGTGCTCGACATGCGCGTGGCCGAAGCCTGCGAATTCTTCAAGGACCAGCCGAAAATCCTCCCGAAACTGGAATGCCTGCGCGATGTGGGCCTTCCGTACGTAAAGCTCGGCCAGTCCGTGACGACCCTCAGCGGCGGCGAATCCCAGCGCCTCAAGTTGGCTGCGGAACTTGCCCGCAAGCCTGCCCAAGAAATGGTCTACCTGCTCGATGAACCGACTACCGGCCTCCACCTCAAGGATATCCAAATCCTCTGGAACATGCTCCGCAAACTTTCTGCCCGCGGCGATACGGTCATCGTTATCGAACACCACCCCGATATCATCCGCCTCGCCGACTGGAAGGTGGAACTCGGGCCTGTCGGTGGCGAAAAGGGCGGATATTTGCTCGAAATGGGCGAAAATGCCCGCTAAATGACCATAATCACGTACAACGTCATTATTAAGATATTATTTTTATGTAACGAACTGGCGCCCGGACTTGTCCGGTGCCTATAGGTTTATCAACAGGAGATGTTATGTCTTTTGCCCGTTTGCTACCTCTTTTGCTGTTGGTCCCGGCCCTCTCTTTTGCCGATGCCGACAAGAATTTCAAGGTTGCACCGAATCAGTTCTCGACCGGAAGCGTGGTCGAACCTGTCGCCAACATGGCCGTCGAGGCCAAGGGTGCCGCGATGGTTTCCCAGAAGCCGGTCTTCCCGCTCAAGAGCAATAACCTCTACTGGCGTCACAAGAAAGGCCCCAAGGAATACCAGTGGGTGCAGGGCCAGGTGAACTTCACGAATTTCAAGAAACTCCATGCCTTCAGTCTCGGACAGGCGCACCTGAACTCCTTCGAAGTCGCCCAGATGCGCTTCTACGCCTCTCAGAACAAGAAGGCGTTCCAGGACGAAGACGACCTCTACTTCGACAAGTACTTCATTTACTCCCCGCGTGTGCCCAAGCTGTTCTTTATCAAGAACGGAAAGTGGCAAATCCTGAATGAAACGGATCTTCCGGGCGTAGCCGTCATCAAGAGCGACCGCAAGGATGTCTATGCCGCATTTGAAGATGCTCCGACCAAGAAACTGCCCAAGGCGGTTTACCCCCTGCAGCCCGATACTTACGTGTTTATGTTCTCTGCTCCCGGTACGCTTCCGGTGGCCGATATCGGCGTTGTCAAGTCTGGTGAAGTGTTGGTGATGAAACCCCAGCTGGTGGCTATCGATGCAGATGCCAGCAAGGCTCCTGATCTTTCTGTCGGTATTTCTGACGTGAAGAAGACCAAGAATCTCGAAGAAACCGAAATCCTGTTTGACCAGTTTATTGCCGAACTGCAGAAGGTGGTCGACCTTGTCGACACGAACGAGTTTGTGAAGCTGTATCCGAAGATGAAGTCCGCTGAATCCGTGGGGCTCTACTCCGGCGAACCGAATTACGAAACCTACAGGTCCGCATATGAAGGCACTCGCATGAAGGCCAAGTCTGACTGGCTGAATTCTAACATGAAGGGCGTGCCCGAACTCAATACTGCGTTCAAGAAGAAGCTCGATAGCCTGCAGGCACTCCCGCTGCGCGGTTCTATGGCTCCCACGTCGTTCGAGCCGGTGACCGACAAGGTTGTCGAGGGCGAGGATTCTACAGCCGCGAAGATGAAGGCCGTCAGGTTCAAGTTTGGCAAGGACAAGGAACGTTTCGATTTTGCTTGGGAAGGTACTGCCAAGGGCCTGACCGCCGAAGAACTCTACAAGTTGTTCACCGAACATGCAAGCGAGGTGACCGTCTATATTACCATCAAGCAGAACAAGCCTGTCTGGATTCGTAAGGACGGCGTTATTACGGGCCGTCACCACTACCGCTACACCCGCATCGAGTTTGAATACCAGGGTAATAACATGGTTGGCCTGGGTGATTTCTCGCTCCCCGGCTACATTGTGGACGAACCGGAGGTGCAGGAATGGCTGAATCATTACGATGCCGAAGATATTGCTCTCCAGCAGGGTGCTGCCGCCGAGGCCAAGGCCAAGGCCGCTGCCGCTAAGGAATCCGCGAAGAACGACACCGTGTACGCGAAGGATGCCTACATGCCGGAATTCACCAAGATGAGCATTCCGCGCATTATCCGTGACAACACGTTCGGTGCCGTGGCGCTCATTGACTCGGGCATGTTCCGTTACCGCGGTAGCGTAGTCCGCCTGTCTCCGTTCGCCATCATGACGACCGAAATGACGCAGAAACTCTTTGACCAGACGATGCTCCGCCAGCAGGATTCTACCAAGCGCATCAAGGATCGCTCGTCGTTCAAGAATCCGTCCAAGCCGGTCCACAACATCACGTGGGACGATGCTCGCGCTGCCTGTAAGCTTTTGGGCGGCGACCTGCCGACTGAAGCCCAGTGGGAATTTGCCGGCCGCGCCGACAACAACGAAGGCGCCCTCTGGACAATCGACGAAACTGCAGACGTGGGCGACTACGCCATCTATCGCGAGAACTCTTACAAGATGGGCAAGAAGAGCCAGGCCTACGGCCCGCAGATGGTTGCTTCCAAGAAGCCGAATGCCTGGGGCATTTACGACATGTCCGGTAACGTTGCGGAATGGACCCGCGACAAGTACTTCATGTTCTCGTTCTGGGTGGAATCCTCTAACCCGACTGGCGCCATGATGGGCTTCTCGAAGGTGTACAAGGGCGGTTCCTGGAAGGACGGCGAATCTGCGCTCAACCTCACGAAGAGCGATGACGAAGACCCGAGATACTGGTCCGATGCAATTGGATTCCGCTGCGTATTCCCGCGCAAGCTGTTCGAGGGCCGTTAATGCCTGAAAAAACATCCGTATCCGCTACGGAAGAACTCAAGAACGATACGCGATTCAAGTTTTTCCGCCGGATTATTTCTGCCCCGTACTTGCTGGCATTGCTCGGGCTCTTGCTGCCCCTGATGAATGTTTCTTGCGCCGAGAAGGTGATTGCCGAACCCTCGTTCTATGAGGTTGCGACAGGCGCCGACTTGCGCGAAACCTTGAAGGAACCTGCGAAGGGTTACCTCCTGAAGATGGAGAAAGATAACCCGAAGGCGCTAGACCGCTTCCGCACATCGATGCCCGAATTCCCGAAGCTCCAGCCGATGCCGGTGCTGTTCGGGATTGTTGCCGCTCTTGTGCTTGCTGCTGTGTTTGCTTGGTTCACTCCGCTCGGGTCACTTACCCTCGGGATACTTGCGATGTGCGCCTTGTGGGCTCTGCTTGCCCAGATGGGTTCGATATGCGCGAATATCGGAATGCAGGTGTTGCAGGTTGAACCTGGTCATGGCATCTATGCGGCATCCGTGCTAATCCTGATTGGAACCGCGATGAATCTCGCGGCGATAATCCGCCCGATTGTGGTAGAGGTGAAGGCGAAGCGCGCGGTGAAGAATGCCGTTGGTCAATAGCTATTGGTCAATGGTCATTGGTTATTTATAGCCGCTCGTTCATCCTGGACACAACGTGTCACGAGCGGTTATATACAAGCGCTTGAACTAATGGCCAACAACTAATGACTAACAACTAATTACACGTTAAACAGGAAGTACATGATGTCGCCATCCTGTACCAGGTAGTCCTTGCCTTCGGTGCGGACGAGGCCGGCTTCCTTCGCGGCATTCCAGCTGCCGTGCTTCAGGAAGTCTGCGTAGCTCAGCGTTTCTGCGCGGATGAAGCCGCGTTCGAAGTCCGTGTGGATGACGCCTGCGCACTGCGGTGCCTTGTAGCCCGCGTGGAACGTCCAGGCGCGGCATTCCTTTTCGCCTGCGGTAAAGAACGTGCGGAGTCCGAGAATCTCGTAGCCCTTGCGCACCACGGCGTCGAGGCCCGATTCCTTCATGCCGAGTTCCTTCAGGAATTCAGCCTTGTCGGCAGGTTCCATCGCAGATAGTTCTTCTTCGATCTTCCCGCTAATCACGATGACTTCGTGGCCGTTCTTGGCGGCGTAATCCTTCAGCTGGTCCACATAGGCGTTGCCCGTGAGGATGTCGTCTTCCTTCACGTTCGCGCAGTAGAACAGCGGCTTTGCGGTGAGGAGGCCCAAGTCCTTCACGATGCCTTCCATCTCTTCGCTGTCGTGCATCACGGTGCGTGCGGCCTTGCCCTCTTCCATGGTCTTCTTCAAAAGTTCGCAGGCGGCAAGGCGTGCCTTCGCTTCGGCGTTGCCGGTGCGGGCGCTCTTCGCTTCGGTGGAAAGTCGCTTCTCGACGGTGTCGAGGTCCTTCAGGATGAGCTCGGTCTCGATGACTTCCACGTCACGCACCGGGTCCACGGAGCCGCTCACGTGCACGATGTTCTCGTCGTCGAAGCAGCGGATGACTTCCATGATGGCTTCGCACTCGCGGATGTGGGTGAGGAACTGGTTGCCGAGGCCTTCGCCCTGGGCGGCGCCCTTCACGAGGCCGGCGATGTCCACGAATTCCGTAACGGCGGGGACGATGGACTTCGGGTTGTAGACCTTCACGAGTTCGTCGAGGCGGCTATCCGGCACGCTCACCATGCCCACGTTCGGCTCGATGGTGCAGAACGGGTAGTTCGCGGCCTCGGCTCCGGCGTTGGTGATTGCGTTAAAGATGGTGGACTTGCCTACGTTCGGGAGGCCTACGATACCGCATTTGAAACCCATGATAATCTCCGGTTTGATTTGCGCGGATAACCCGCGCTCTTTGAACGCGGGTAAATTTAGAAAGAAAACCTATATCAGGGCGAGTGATTTGTCGCAAATGCGGGTGTAAAATAAGGCTGCTTTGCAGGTACAAAATCGGGCTGCTTTGCGGGCGCTATTCCACGATCAGGGACTTCTCGTAAATAAAGTCGACTTCCTCGGGCGTGATTCCGCCTGGGACGAGGTCCAGTTTGGAGCGGTTCACCTTCATGGCGGCGGCGAACTTGTCGCGCATTTCGCGCGTAACCTTGCATTTGCCTATGAGCCTTTCGAGCATCGCGGCGAAATCGGCGGTGCTTTCGAGGCCCAACAGTGTCAAGATGCGCTTGACATCTTCGGGAACTTTCTTTTCGCAGATTTCCACGTAGGCAGCGAGGAAGTAACCGACGGCGGGGCCGTGCGGCACGCCCTGATGCAGCGTGAGATCGTAGCTCATGCCGTGCGGTACGGCAGTGCTCGTGTGCGCGATGGACATGCCCGCGATAGTCGAGGTGAGCATGAGTTTTTCGTAAAGGTTTTCGCTTACGGGGGCGTCGGAGAGGAGTGCTTCCTTGAATTCGCCCCAGAGCTTGAGGCCGTATTCTGGGCACATGCGGTTGAACGCGTTGGAATAGACGTTCAGGATGCTTTCGACCATGTGGGCGAGGGCATCGACCGCGGTGTTGATAATCAGCGTCTTCTTGGCCGAGGCGAGGTACTTGCCGTCGACAAGCGCGAGTGCTGGGAAAATCTTGTGCGGGATGCTCTTCTTCAGTTGAATCTTGTGGTTCGTGATGATGGCGACCGGCGTTGCCTCGGAACCCGTTCCGCAGGTAGTCGGTACAGCAACGACAGGTACGTGGCCGAGCGGCTTTTCGGGAGCCTTGTGCAAGTTGTCTGCGTCAACACTCGGGTTTGCAAGGAGCAATGCAACAGCCTTTGCTGCGTCAATGGCGGAACCGCCCCCGATGCCGATGATGTAATCGGCGCCGAATTCGCGGGCTTGTTTTGCGGCGTTCCCCACGGTATCGGTAGAAGGATTTTCCTCGACTTGGTCAAAAACCTGGTACGGCACGTGGCCTACATCCAGAACGGCGGTGACATCGTTCAATGAACCGTTCTTCTTGGCAGAAGTTTTGCCCGTCATGATGAACGCACGTTTCCCCATCGCAAGCAGGTTTTGCGCGTGGTTTTTCACGCAGTCCTTTTCAACATAGATATCCGTGGGTACATAGAAACGCATAGAATTGTCCTGAAATTATGAGAGTATGCAAAAAAAAATAGTAAATCGAGGTTGGAAAATTTTGCCGGCTAGAACCTGCGGACTACAAGGATTTCGAAGGCCGCTACGTATTTTTGCTCCAGATGTTCGCCAAACGCGATGGCGGAATATCCGCTTTTAAGAACGATGTTCCAAGCCCATTTTTCCCCGATGTAGCCCAAAGCGGTCTTTATGTCCGATTCGGGTAAGAGCAGGTTGCCGTCGTCAGCGTTCTCGCGTCCGTACGCAATGCCTACAACGCCCCAGAGGTTCCAGAAATACCCGTTGCTGAAAACGAAGGTGTAGGTGTACCCGACGTCACCCCAGATGGAGGTGATGTCGCGCTTGTCGTTTACGTAATCGAGCACTCCGTCGTTGTCTTCGGCAATGTTTCGTTGCAGGCGCCCGCCGATAATCAAGCTCCCGGCTGATTTTTTTTGTCGGCGATCCAAAAAGTAGGCGCTCCTGGGTGCAAAAATTTCTTTCGCGGTCGCCATCCAGAGCATCGAGAAATACATGTCCGCAAACCAGAGGTCTATGAATTCCTGCTCCTTTTCGCCGTCGCGCTCGACTTCCGCGGTAAAGCCGCTGTAAAAGCGGAGCTTTGCCGTAAGCCACCAGTTCCCGGGGAAAAAGTCAAGCCCCGTCTCGAAAGCCTGGGTGTCTGATTTTCCATTCGAGGTGGTAAAAGGGAGGCTGTACTTGAAATCGGCGGACACGTCCCACGAAATCCCGAATGTGGTAAACAGACTGTCGTAACCGACGCCGATGCCCACATCGACCGGGCGGTTCGAATTGAGCATCGAGTTGTTGTAGGCGGAATTCCAGGTGGCCACGAAATTGTAATCGCACAAGAAACGCAGCGAGAATCGTTCACGGAACTTGGAAACCGAAGGCTCGTCGCTGTCTTGCGCTTCGGCAAAGGCAAACCCCGCGAACACCAGGGCAAACAGGAATATTTTCAGGACGCACTTCATCAGGGGCCTTGAAAAGATAATAACATAAAGAGCCCCTAGCGCATCAGTCTGTTCCAAAGAGCATCTTCTAGATTGCGTCTGGAATCTACGACGGCGGTGACATCGTTCAAGGAACCGTTCTTCTTGGCAGATATTTTGCCCGTCATAATGAACGCACGCTTTCCAACCGCAAGTAAATTAGGGGCGTGGCTCTTCACGCAGTCTTTTTCAACGTAGATATCCGTGGGCACGTAGAAACGCATAGAAAATACATTTCCTGATTATTATAATCCGAGTCCTTCGATTATTGAGCG from Fibrobacter sp. UWR3 includes the following:
- a CDS encoding DUF4421 family protein, producing the protein MKCVLKIFLFALVFAGFAFAEAQDSDEPSVSKFRERFSLRFLCDYNFVATWNSAYNNSMLNSNRPVDVGIGVGYDSLFTTFGISWDVSADFKYSLPFTTSNGKSDTQAFETGLDFFPGNWWLTAKLRFYSGFTAEVERDGEKEQEFIDLWFADMYFSMLWMATAKEIFAPRSAYFLDRRQKKSAGSLIIGGRLQRNIAEDNDGVLDYVNDKRDITSIWGDVGYTYTFVFSNGYFWNLWGVVGIAYGRENADDGNLLLPESDIKTALGYIGEKWAWNIVLKSGYSAIAFGEHLEQKYVAAFEILVVRRF